The Funiculus sociatus GB2-C1 genomic sequence TTTCAGGGCGTTCTCGGTATGTTTACAGATATTACTAGCCGCAAGCAGGCACAAGAGGCTCTAAAAGAGAGCGACAGGCTATTCCAAGGTCTATTCCAAGCAACATTTGAGCAGGTGGCTGTTGGCATCGCGCACGTAGGAATAAACGGACAGTGGCTACTGGTTAACCAAAAACTCTGCGACATTGTGGGTTATACGCAAGAGGAATTGCTAACGCGAACTTTTCAGGATATTACCCACCCCGATGACCTAAATACAGATATTGAATATGTCCGCCGAGTGTTGGCATCAGAGCTTCAGACATATTCAATGGAGAAACGCTACATTCGCAAAGATGGTTCCCACATCTGGATTAATTTAACCGTTTCTTTGGTACGAGAACCTGACGGTAAGCCTAAATATTTCTTTTCTGTTGTTGAAGACATTAATGAACGCAAGCAAGCTGAGAGTGCATTACAAAAATCCCTTAAGGAATTGTCAGACATCAAGTTGGCGATAGATCGAGCCGCGATTGTCGTCGTGACAGACGAGAAAGGAATTATTAACTATGTAAACGATAAGTTTTGTCAAATCTCTCAATATTCCAGAGAAGAACTGATAGGACAAAACCATCGCCTGATTAATTCCGGTTTTCATACAAAAGAATTCTTTCAAAACCTGTGGCAGACAATTTCTAACGGAAGAACTTGGCAAGGAGAGATTAAAAACCAAGCCAAAGATGGCACTTATTACTGGGTAAATACCACGATTGTTCCTTTTCTAAATAGCCAAGGAAGACCGTTTCAATATTTAGCAATTCGATTCGACATCACTGAACGCAAGCAGACAGAACAAGCATTGCAGCAGAGTGAACAAAAGCTGAAAATAGCTCTAAAAGCTGCCGAAATGGGTACTTGGGACTGGAATATTCTAACTAATGAAGTTACCTGGTCGGATAAGAACGAGCAGCTATTTGGTCTGGCTCCGGGTACTTTCCGGGGAACCTATGAAGCCTTCCAAGAATGCGTTCATCCTGAAGACCGCGAAGCTACACATCAAGCTGTAAGTCGTGCCGTTGAGGAAAAGAAGGACTACGAGAAGGAATATCGTATTATCAGACCGGATGGTAGTATCCGCTGGATGATCGGAAAAAGCCAGTTGTTTTGTGATGAAACTGGTTTGGTGGCAGTGCGGATGATTGGCACAACCAGGGATATCACCGAACAGAAGCTCTCTGAAGCAGCGCTAAGGCAACAAACTGAGCGGGAGCGGTTGATAGGAGCGATCGCGCAACGCATCCGCCAATCTTTAAATCTGGACGAAATTCTCAATATTACAGTTACTGAAGTACGGAATTTTCTCGCCTGTGACCGAGTGGTAATTTACCGATTTTCCCCAGATGGAAATGGTCTGGTAGTTGTAGAATCCGTCTCTCCTGGTTGGATATCTATGCAGGGAGTAGTAATCCAAAGTACCCTGGTAGAAACCTATTTTGAACGCTATAAACAAGGAAACATTATCGCAATAGAAGATATTTATACAGCAGGTTTAGATCAAGATTACATCGATATAATGGCTCAGTTCCAAATCAGGGCTAACTTAAAAGTACCAATTTTGCAAGGGGAACAGGAGAGCAGACAAGCAGACAAGCAGACAAGCAGAAAAACAGACTTGGGAGAAAAAGCTTTGTCCCCAATCCCCAATCCCCAATCCCCGATCCAAAATCGATTCTGGGGACTGTTGATTGCCCATAATTGTTCGGAACCCCGACAATGGCAGCAGTGGGAAATTGATTTGCTCTCTTCATTGGCAACACAGGTAGCGATCGCTATTGAACAATCTGCACTATTCAAACAGGTGCAGGAACTTAACGTTAACCTGGAACGCCAAGTCCAAAAACGTACCACCCAACTACAACAATCTCTCGGCTTTGAAGCAGTGCTGAAACGCATCACTGACAAAGTTCGCGATAGTCTTGACGAAAGCCAGATTTGCCTTGCTGCTGTAAGAGAATTAGCTCTCTCATTCTACGTCGGCAGCTGCCATGCCTCTTTATACAACTTGGAGCAAGAGACCGCTACTATCTGCTATGAATACACCATTTCAATGCCTTCCTCTAAAGGTCGCGTGTTGTCGATGGCTTCCTTCCCGGAAATTTACCAACCCCTCCGCCAAGGTAAGTGTTTCCAATTTTGTTCGCTCAATGCGAACTCTAATGATGGTCAAGCGGCTATGCTGGCGTGTCCGATTTTTGATAATCAAGGAGTGTTGGGGGATTTGTGGTTACTCCATCGCCCAGATTACACTTTCAACAATTTAGAGATTCGGCTGGTGCAGCAGGTGGCAAATCAATGCGCGATCGCTATTCGTCAAGCCCGACTTTATCAAACTTCACAAGCGCAAGTTCAGGAACTCGAAAAACTAAATCAACTCAAAGATGACTTTTTGAGTACAGTTTCTCACGAGTTGCGGACTCCGATTTCTAATATGAAAATGGCGATCCAAATGCTCAAAATTGCTCCTACGGCCGAACGAAGTCAGCGCTATTTGCAGATATTGCAAGCTGAGTGTAATCGAGAAACTGAGCTTATCAACGATCTCCTAGATTTGCAGCGCCTAGCCGCTGCGTCTTATCCCAGCTTTCTTGCCACTGCAATAAATATACCCGAATGGCTGCCTAGCATCCTTGAACCATTTCGTTCGCGCGTTCAGGAACGTCAGCAAATCTTACAGCTTCACATCCCGCCAGAATTGCCTCCCCTCGTCTCCGATTTAACGAGTGTGGAGAGGATCGTGAGCGAGTTGGTTAATAATGCCTGCAAGTACACCCCACCGGAAGAACAAATTACTGTGACTGTGTATGCAAAGGAGAAAACGCTGCAATTGAGCGTCAGCAATTCTGGTGTTGAGATTCCCCAGAAGGAGCTAAGCCGCATTTTTGAAAAGTTCTACCGCATTCCCAGTAGCGATCGCTGGAAGCAGGGCGGAACTGGTTTAGGATTGGCACTGGTGCAGAAACTCACAGAGCATTTGGGAGGTACTTTGCGAGTGGAAAGTGCTAATAATCAAACAACTTTTATCGTCGAGTTACCTTTAATATTTCGTGAACAGTAGGGATTGGGGATTGGGGATTGGGGATTGGGGATTGGGGAAAAAGTCTTACCTAGTCCCTAGTCCCTAGTCCCCAGCCCCTAGTCCCCAGCCCCTAGTCCCCAGCCTCCCTATTCACAATCTGGCGGATTTGGGCTGTTTTTTCGGCATACTCCGCATCATCCAAGACTGGTTTTGCGCCTTCAATTGTTAGCGGTTGGGCAAGATCGATCCATGACTTGCAGCCGCCGTATTCCGGACTATAGGTAATTATCTCTGGTTGGGGAAGTTTGTAAGTGCGTAGCAGCAGCACATAAAGGGGAGTTCGCGGCTTCCATTTCAGGCGATCGCTTACAAATTGCTCGTTCCAGATATGGTAAGGTAGCAGCGCCTTAACAGCCGCTTCGTCACTTACCTGGAAAATATCGGTAATTTTAGCCCAAGCGCCAATTCTGATAGTCTCAGGATGCCAGCCTGACGGCACTGTTTTCACCAGGTGGGAATATTCAGCTTTTAGCAAATTCGGCTGTTGATGTTCAAATGTTGGGTAAAGCAAAACTTCTTTTTGGGCAACTTGAAAGCGGTTTCCCTCCTCGCGGATGCCGCCTTTGCGTAGCAGCATAATCGTTTTGCCTTGTTCTAAAGCATCAACAGCAGTTGCCCATTCTTTGAAGGCGTGAGTAGTATTTGTAGTGGTTGTAGTGGATTGCATAAGTTATCGGGTAGAGTCCTGATTCAAGACTAGCGCCAACATTTAGGATGAAGGCATAACCCTATTAGTCAGGACTAACAAATGCAAACGCGATCGCTTGGCACTTCCGAAATCCAAATCACGCCTATCATCATGGGTACATGGCAAGCTGGCAAAAAGATGTGGGTGGGAATTGAAGATGCCGACACTATAAAAGCAATACGGGCGGCGTTTGATGCTGGTATTACAACAGTTGATACCGCTGAAGTCTACGGAGAAGGACACTCTGAACAGATTGTCGCCCAAGCCCTCTCAGATGTGCGCGACAAAGCAGTGTATGCCACAAAGGTGTTTGCCAACCATCTCAAGTATGACCAAGTGATAGAGGCGTGCGATCGCTCTCTCAAAAACCTAAACACCGATTACATCGATTTATACCAAATTCACTGGCCTGCTGGCACATTTAAAAGTGAAATTGTCCCCATTGAGGAGACAATGAACGCTTTAAACCATCTGAAAGAACAAGGTAAAATTCGCGCAATCGGCGTTTCTAATTTCAACCGCGCTCAATTAGAAGAAGCCGCCCAATATGGACGCATTGATAGTTTGCAACCGCCTTATTCTCTATTTTGGCGTTGGGTAGAAAAAGATTTAACTCCTTACTGCGTCGAAAACAATATTTCCATCGTTGCCTATTCTCCTCTTGCTCAAGGATTATTAACTGGTAAATTTGAACCAGGACATAAATTCGACCCCCAAGATAACCGCGCTAAAAATAAACTCTTTCAAGGAGAGAATTACGATCGCGCTCAGTCAGCTTTAGACAAACTGCGTCCGATTGCTGAACGCCATGAGTGTAGCCTAGCTCAGTTAGCGTTAGCTTGGTTAATTGCCCAACCACAGGCGAATGCGATCGCAGGCGCAAGAAACGAGCAACAAGCCGTAGACAACGCCAAAGCCGGTGATATTAATTTATCTGCTGATGAGGCGCAACAAATTGACGCAATTGGGCGAATTGTCACCGACCATTTGGATGATAATCCTGTCATGTGGAATTGGTAAGTAGGACACCAAATAAACGTAAAATACTCTGTGTATATAGCGTTTCTTAGTTAGGTAGAATATATTGCGGTTCTAAGAGGGTGTCTGAGAAGTGTCACAAGTTTCGATCCCCCCAGCCCCCCTTAAAAAGGGGGGAGAATCAAGTCTTAGTCCCCCTTTTTAAGGGGGATGCAAGGGGGATCTCCACCCTTTTAGCGTCTCGATTATGACTATTTCAGGCATCCTCTAACATTGGTAGTGGCTTTTTGATTGCCATGCCCCTACAGATGTATCGCGCCCAACCCTTGAGTTGCTATAGAAACACGGTTGTTATATACAGAGTATTTTACGTCTACCTAGTTAATTAAATTGCAATCTATGGCAAAAGCCGCAGATATTGGCAGCAAACGTTTAATCAGTTTGGCAAAGACTGGCTGGGTGCAATGGGTGACACAAAACCCCGATATCGTAGCTGGAGAATTTCTTGATTCACAATTCCAGTGGCTCAGCCGTGAAAGTGATGTCTTAGTAAAAGCCAACAGCCCGGAACACGGCGATTTTTTAGTGCTTAACGAGATACAATTAAACTATCAAGTTCGGATGCCGAAGCGGATGCGGGCTTATGCAGCACTAGCAGAAGAAAAGTACAACTTGCCAGTTTATCCGGTGCTGATTAACATTAGGCAACCCTCAGAAACAATTGTAGTGGCACGCTACGACTCTGAATTTATGGGGTTGCGATCGCGTCAAGATTATCGAGTAATTAATCTCTGGGAAGTAGACGCTGAAATTGCTTTTCAACCATCACTACCATCTTTACTACCTTTTGTGCCAATGTTGAGGGGCGGAGGTGAGGAGTATGTAGTCAGACGCGCCGTACAGCGTCTAAGAGAAGATGAACAGTTAAACGAGCTAGAACCCCTGTTAGCGTTCTTTGCTGGTTTCGTCTTAGAAACTCGTTTAGTACAACAGATTATGAGGTGGGATATGGCTGTGTTAAGGGAATCTCCTTGGTATCAAGAGATTTTAAGAGAAGGACAACAACTAGGGATGCAGCAGGGAATGCAGCAAGGGCTGCTGTCAGGTATTGAACTGGCTTTAGAGTTAAAATTCGGCACTGAGGGCTTACAGCTAATGCCGGAAATCTCTAATATTCAGGATGTGGAACGATTGAAAGCGATCGCGCAAGCAATCAAAACGGTAAATTCTTTGGATGAACTGCGATCGCGTATAACGGCAAGCTAATTGTTCAATGTACATTGCTTCTTCAGGTACAAGTAAATGCGATGAATGAAACAATGTACATTAACCTTTTTTTCCTATTATCTATTCTCTAGTCGCTAAAAGCATCCTTGATGCTATCAATGGTGCGTTCCACAACATTCTTTGCGTCGTCTACTGCTTTCTCAGTCCGAGCCGCATCTTCATCTGCTCTTTTCTCAATTCGATTCCTATCTCTTTTTGCTTTGCCCTCAACGGCGCTATCATCCGTTGATTGCTCAACTCGGCTGGCATTTTTATTTGCAGCTTCCTTAACCTTATCTTTCGTATCTTCGATGAAATTCTTGGATGGTTCAGCCACGTCGTCACGGTATTTCTCTTTAACTTGATCGCCCACGTCTGCTGCGGCGATCAAGTTTACAGCAGGAGAAGCCATTGCTGCGGTGTTCGAGAAAAACGCACCCTGCCAAACGAAGGCGATCGCTGACACGCAAAACAGAGTTGTAGCCAGCCAGCGTCCTACAGTCGAAAGCCGTTTTGTAAAATAATTCAGTTTCATAGAATACCATGAGGTTTAGCATCCTATATTTACTTCATTTAGCGCATCAGCCAAACCGCTCTGTAGATAGATGTTCTCCCGTTAAAAGTTGTTAGACAAATTCACTCTTTCGATAGATTGAGTGAACGAACGTCATGTAAGCTGCACAGTTTAAGTTTGATGTGGAAATATCTTATATCGACGATGTGGAGCAATTAAGAGCGATCGCGCAAGCAATCAAAACAGATCGCACTACCAGCCTGCTTAGGAACGTGGATTAAATAATTTACAAAATTTGCGATCTGTAGTGGCATGGCAATGCCATGCCCTGGAGCAGGAAATTTGGGGTTAATAAATTCATGTTCCTTATCCATCTGGTAATAATTCGTAACTGCTAACTCGAATGGTGTATCCCTATTGAGGCGATGGCGTTTCTGGTTAGTTATGAAAAATTACCGCTCTGCTTTTTGGGTCAATAGTTTATCCCTACTGGTAGTTGTTGCTTTAATTGTCTATACCAAAGTGTTTGGTGCCTCAGCAGGAATATTATTTGAGCCGCCAGTGACCCCACAAAATCCAAGTGCGGGTTTGTTAACTCATACATTTCAATTATTATGCACTGTGCCGCCCATTATTTGTACTTTTACTTTTGCATTGCTCCGAGCCATTCAATCACCCAAAAAAATAAATTTATTTATTCTATATTCGGCGCTGATAACTGGAGGTTTTCTGATTAATGAAATTTTTCGGATTCACATTATTCTGTTAAGGGCGGGTATTCCCAAGCTGGTGACTATAGTGGTCTATGCCGCAGTTGCCTTAGGATACGGATTAGCCTTCCGACGGAAACTAAAATCAACGCCCTACATTCTGCTACTCAGTGGCATCGGTCTATTATTCAGCGCGATCGCGGTGGACTCGCTGAGGTTGAGCGGTGATGGATTTCCCAGCTTGCTAGAGGGGGTTCCGAAGTTGTTCAGCGAAATCAATATTGCCCTTTATTTTTGCTATGTCTGCTATGGGGAGATATTGCGATCGCTCAATTCTTCCCCTGTTGAATGATTATGTGGTAATCGTTGGCAGCGATCGCGGTTATTTCTCTTCAACCCAGCCGCGATCGCTACTCTTCCCCTCCTCTCTCTGCGTCTTCTGGGCCTGGGCGGTTCGTCACCTCAACATAAATATGCTCTAGCCGTACAGCTTGACGCGAAATTGAATCCAGAGGAATACCATCAAAACGCGCAATAATCTCCTTCAATTCTAAAGGCTCCGGCAACCAGAAAGCCAAATCATCACCATAACGCCGGACAGCGAAATTATATTCTTTAGCACGCGCGATCGCTCTCTCTTCCTCCGACGTTTGCACCACCACAACCTCCACCGCTGGAATTAATTGCCGAAGTTGTGATAAACTCCCCTCAGCCAAAATAGAACCATTTTTTAGAATACCAACTCTTTGACAAAGACGCTCAGCCTCATCTAACAAATGCGTCGTCAACAAAACCGTAATTCCCTTATCTTTGAGACTCCGAATTAACTCCCAAACTTCATAACGCGACTCAACATCTAAACCCGTCGTCGGTTCATCCAAAATTACCAACTTTGGCAGATGAACCAACGCCACAGCAATATTCAACCGCCGCTGCATCCCACCGCTAAGAGTTTCCACCGGACTTTTAGCGCGACTTGCTAAATTGACAGCCTCCAAACAAGCTTTTACCTGTTGACGACGCTGCTCACTATTTAAACCGTAAATTCGCGCAAAGAAATTAAGATTTTCCTCACAGCTTAGAGTTTTATAAAGCAAATTTTCTTGCGGCGCTACACCAACTAACCTCTTTGTTGCTTCCGAGACAGGCTGGTTATTAATCCTAATCTCACCACTATCAGCCTTACTCAAATTACAAACTATATTAATAGTCGTCGTTTTCCCTGCGCCATTTGGCCCCAGTAACCCGTAAATTTCTCCAGGTGAGATATGTAGCGATAAATCTTGTAAAACCGGGCGCTTTCCGTAAGACTTACTTAGCTTATTGATGTGGAGCATCGAGACAATTGCTAAGGGATTAAAAAAGTTAGAGGGTAGGCATCATGCCTACCCTGTCAATCCTCTTATATTAAACTATAAATTCCACAACTTGTCAAGGTTTTTTTAACGTAAAATACCGCAAAAATAAGGGGATTAGGCAGGATATTATCTTTTACTTTGCGTACCTTTGCACCCTTTGCGTTGAAAATTCAAAGTCTTCTTTCAACGCTCAACATTCGACGATAAGACAGCCATCCACCTGCAACCATGAAAACAGCAAACACGCATAAAAACCAAAAATGCGGGGCAATTTTATCCAGGCTATAGCCGTTAGCAGATACACCGACTAACGCTACATTCATATGATAAATTGGGTTATATTTAGCTATGTCTAGGAGCGTCTGGGGAAATAGCGAAGTAGGCAAAAACGCACCTCCCAAAATTAATAAAGGCACTCCAAACGCAGCTACCAAAGCATTGACATCCTCAGTGCGACGGGCGAACTGCGTACCGAGAATAAATCCTACACCTACATAGGAAATAATACTTAGTAAGATAATCAGACTTCCCAACAGCAAAGAACCTTGAAACCTGGCATTCCAAAAGGCAGCGATAGTATAAACTAAAAGCGCTTGACCGATGCCGATGCAGCTATGGGCGAGGAAAATTCCTAAAAAATAGGACGTACCGCTCAAAGGCGAGATGAAAAGGCGTTTGAGCGTTTGCTGTTCTCTTTCTGACACCACGGTTGCCACACTACCGCCTAAACAACTGAAAAACAGCGCCGCACCTACTAAAGTAGAAGGAGCGGCGAACTCAAAAGCTTGAGCTATTGACAGCTTGGCACGTTCTGCCAGAATAAAGCCACTGAGGAATAAGACCGAAAATGGGAAAATACACCAAAAAATCAGGCTGCGCCGCCGCCGCAACAGTTCAATCAAGATGCGTTGGCAAACTGCCAGCGTTTCGCGCCCGTATTTCATAGTGTGAGGATAAAAGCTGAGTAGCATAATGAGTCAATTATCCACTTCCCCACAATTGCCGTCCATCTCCCGCCGCACGCTGATCAAAATGTTCGGTGTCGGTGCTGCTGCTGGATTACTGGGATATTCTCGCTTCTCCAAACCCCAGCCAACTGTTTTTCGGCAAGATAACATTTTGTTGCCACCAATGCTGAACCAGCCAAAGAGCGTTGTGGTAGTGGGGGCTGGCTTGGCTGGGTTAGCCTGTGCCTATGAACTGAGCCAGCGTGGTTTTACTGTAACGCTTTTAGAGCGATCGCCTCAACTTGGAGGCAAAATCGCCAGCTGGCCAATCCAGGTGGGGAACGAAACTTTTATGATGGAGCATGGCTTCCACGGGTTTTTTCCTCAGTATTACAACCTCAAGAGCATAGTAGAAGAACTCGACATCGCTGAGAATTTCATCGATTTAAAGTTCTACTCGGTTGTTTATCGGGATGGCAATTACAAGCCAGAAGTCTTCCGCCCCAGCAATTCAGCTTTTCCCTGGAATATTGTAGATTTAGCTGTAGCATCCCCCAACCGACTGCGCTGGGGGATTAATTTAACCAAAGTTGGACATTGGGAAGTTTTCCGGGCAATTACGGGATTTCAAACTCAAAAAAGTTTCCAACGTTTAGATCATTTATCTGTTGCCCAATGGGTGCAAAAAGATTTCCCAGATGGGTTGTATGACTTATATTTTCTCCCCTTTGCGAAATCAAGCTTAAATGCACCAGATAAAATGAGTGTGGGAGAATTAATGCAGTTTTTCCACTTCTACTTTTTTGGCAATCCAGAAGGTTTAGCTTTCAACGGCACCAAACAGGATATGGGAACTTCGCTAGTACAACCAATTGCTAAGGCAATTGAACGCAACGGTAGCAAGATTATTAAAGGTGCAACAGTTAGCGAAATTCAGGCACAAGAAGGCAAAATAAATTCCCTCAGCTATCAACAGGGAGATGCTGGAAATGAGGTGCCATTTTGGGTAAAGCGAAATTCTACTATTGCCAACGAGCAACTAGAATATTTTGGTGCAGGAGATACTGTTTTTGCGGCGACACCACAGGGGAATGAAGCAATTTCCCTTAGTTGTACTCACCAAGGCTGTACAGTAGGACTGGCAGATGATGGTAAATTTCACTGCCCTTGTCACGGCGCAGTTTTTGACAGTGAAGGTAGAGTAATAAAAGGGCCTGCAACTAGAGATTTATCACGCTTTAAAGTAGTGCAACGTCAGGAAGATCAGCTGCAACTCGTAGGAGCAAATAATAACTCGCCCCTACAGGAATCAGTGGAGACAGTAAAGGCGGATTACTACGTATTTGCTACCGATGTACCGGGCGTGCAACAATTGTTTAATAGAATGAATGGGGATGTCGAGGAAAGAGTGCGATCGCAAGTTGAAAAATTAGCGGTAGCAGATCCCTTTGCCGTTTGTCGCTTCTGGTTTGACCGCGATTTTGAATGGGAACACAGCAACTTTGCTTCTCTCTCCGGCTATCAACTAACTGACAGCATTTGCCTTTACCACCGGATTCAGGATCAATTTATTGAGTGGACAAAAGAAACTGGCGGTAGTGTTGTTGAATTACACGCTTACGCCTACAAAGAAAAAGATTTTCCTACTCAACAAGTGTTACTTACGACTTTTGAACAGGAACTCTATGAAATTGTCCCAGAACTCAAAGCGGCCAATATGTTACACCGGGAACTGGTGAACCAAAAGAACTTCTCAGGGTACCCACCCAATAGTTACGCAGATAGACCAGAGACTAGCACAGCTATTCCTAACTTATTATTTGCTGGTGACTGGGTGAAAATGCCGTTCCCGTCTGGCTTAATGGAACGGGCAATTAGTAGCGGTTTGTTGGCAGCAAATGAAATTTTACACCGCGAAGGATTGCAAAGGCGACCATTGCTGACGGTGAATCCAGAAGGCGTGTTGCAGATATGAACCTTACCCAGAACCGCGCTGAATTTAGGACAATTAAAGTCGGCTTGATCCGATAGCTATTAGCCTGCGAATTAAATTCGCAGGCGATATTTGTTGATTGGTGAAACTATGCAATCTTCTTCTATAACTACCCAACATCAGAACATTCGCCAGATAGGAATCAACCTTAATTACTGGTATGTAGTTGCACGCAGCACCGAAGTAAAAAACCAGCCGCTGAGTGTCGTTCTCTGGAATCAACCAACCGTAATTTATAGAGATAGCACAGGCAAAATTCACGCCTTAGAAGACCGCTGCCCTCATCGTCAAGTTAAACTTAGTCATGGTAAAGTTATTGGCGACGAATTGGAATGTGCTTATCACGGCTGGCGTTTTAATGAGGCGGGTGAATGTGCAGCAGTTCCCTATTTAGCAGCTAATCAAAAATTACCAAGTTGCCAAATTCGCCGCTATCCTGTGCAAGAATTGGACGGTTTTATCTGGCTTTTTCCTGGGGATCGCACCGATGTAGAAACGCAAAGTTTCACGTCTATAAAACCTCTTTGCGTTCCTGAATGGGATCATCTCAACTATATTGCTACTGTTTCAGTTATTAAGTGTAATGCCCATTACTCGTATTTAATTGAAAACCTGATGGATATGTACCACGGACATTTACATCAGGATTGGCAAGCTTGGACTGATGCAGTGCTTGAAGATATTAACGAAGAAGTTAATCGTGTAGATGCTCATTATCAAGCTCAGAGTTATTACAAAATAGACAAGATTTGGTCTATTTCTCAGTTGTTTTTCCCAGCATTGCGTCGCTTACACCCAGAACCGTTGGATGTAAGTTATATCTATCCGCACTGGGTTTCAACATTAGGCAAGGATTTCAAAATTTACTGTCTACTTTGCCCGGTGAATGAAACGACAACTCGTGCTTATCTCATTCATTTTACATCATTAAATGCCTTTTGGCGGTTGCATAAATTGCCAGTAGCATTTCGCCGTTTTGTGAAAAATAGTTTGTTTGGTTCTGCTCAAAAATTACTCGATGGATTAGTCCTTGAAGATGTACAAATGATTGAGGAAGAACAACAGGCGTATTTAAATAATCCAGAACGACGGGGTTATGAATTAAATCGAGCATTGGTAAGCGTACAACGACTAATGAAAAATCAAGCAGAACAAGAGTAAGCGATCGCTTACTCTTGTTCTGTGTACCTTGATTGTTAAAAGCCCTTCAAGGTAAAATGCTCGATCGCGCCTGCATAAAGAGCCGCGCTCAGCTACGATAAAATCATGGAAGTCACACCAAGAGAAATTCGACTTTACATTACCTCAGACGGCAGAATTCCTTTCAAGGAGTGGTTTGATTCCCTACGAGATAGGAAAGCCAGAGTTAGGATTAAGTTGAGGCTTGATAGAGTTGAGCAAGGCAATCTGGGAGACTGTCGGTCAGTTGGAGCAGGAATCTTTGAACTCAGGATTGACTATGGGCCAGGCTACCGAGTCTACTTTGGACAAATCGGGTCA encodes the following:
- a CDS encoding PAS domain S-box protein, with translation MSRFKRKKLELHLNRRTVQLLKARKALPTEATLPMTYEELERLVRERTAELALANEELNQEINKRQQAEAALREREQLYLRLLDTTSESIWLVDAEGRTTYVNQQTADILGYTTAEMIGRSAFDFLFEEDLPEAQWYYPRMLQGIKEQYEWRWRCRNGQEAWVLASTNPIFDENGQFQGVLGMFTDITSRKQAQEALKESDRLFQGLFQATFEQVAVGIAHVGINGQWLLVNQKLCDIVGYTQEELLTRTFQDITHPDDLNTDIEYVRRVLASELQTYSMEKRYIRKDGSHIWINLTVSLVREPDGKPKYFFSVVEDINERKQAESALQKSLKELSDIKLAIDRAAIVVVTDEKGIINYVNDKFCQISQYSREELIGQNHRLINSGFHTKEFFQNLWQTISNGRTWQGEIKNQAKDGTYYWVNTTIVPFLNSQGRPFQYLAIRFDITERKQTEQALQQSEQKLKIALKAAEMGTWDWNILTNEVTWSDKNEQLFGLAPGTFRGTYEAFQECVHPEDREATHQAVSRAVEEKKDYEKEYRIIRPDGSIRWMIGKSQLFCDETGLVAVRMIGTTRDITEQKLSEAALRQQTERERLIGAIAQRIRQSLNLDEILNITVTEVRNFLACDRVVIYRFSPDGNGLVVVESVSPGWISMQGVVIQSTLVETYFERYKQGNIIAIEDIYTAGLDQDYIDIMAQFQIRANLKVPILQGEQESRQADKQTSRKTDLGEKALSPIPNPQSPIQNRFWGLLIAHNCSEPRQWQQWEIDLLSSLATQVAIAIEQSALFKQVQELNVNLERQVQKRTTQLQQSLGFEAVLKRITDKVRDSLDESQICLAAVRELALSFYVGSCHASLYNLEQETATICYEYTISMPSSKGRVLSMASFPEIYQPLRQGKCFQFCSLNANSNDGQAAMLACPIFDNQGVLGDLWLLHRPDYTFNNLEIRLVQQVANQCAIAIRQARLYQTSQAQVQELEKLNQLKDDFLSTVSHELRTPISNMKMAIQMLKIAPTAERSQRYLQILQAECNRETELINDLLDLQRLAAASYPSFLATAINIPEWLPSILEPFRSRVQERQQILQLHIPPELPPLVSDLTSVERIVSELVNNACKYTPPEEQITVTVYAKEKTLQLSVSNSGVEIPQKELSRIFEKFYRIPSSDRWKQGGTGLGLALVQKLTEHLGGTLRVESANNQTTFIVELPLIFREQ
- a CDS encoding DUF1802 family protein → MQSTTTTTNTTHAFKEWATAVDALEQGKTIMLLRKGGIREEGNRFQVAQKEVLLYPTFEHQQPNLLKAEYSHLVKTVPSGWHPETIRIGAWAKITDIFQVSDEAAVKALLPYHIWNEQFVSDRLKWKPRTPLYVLLLRTYKLPQPEIITYSPEYGGCKSWIDLAQPLTIEGAKPVLDDAEYAEKTAQIRQIVNREAGD
- a CDS encoding aldo/keto reductase is translated as MQTRSLGTSEIQITPIIMGTWQAGKKMWVGIEDADTIKAIRAAFDAGITTVDTAEVYGEGHSEQIVAQALSDVRDKAVYATKVFANHLKYDQVIEACDRSLKNLNTDYIDLYQIHWPAGTFKSEIVPIEETMNALNHLKEQGKIRAIGVSNFNRAQLEEAAQYGRIDSLQPPYSLFWRWVEKDLTPYCVENNISIVAYSPLAQGLLTGKFEPGHKFDPQDNRAKNKLFQGENYDRAQSALDKLRPIAERHECSLAQLALAWLIAQPQANAIAGARNEQQAVDNAKAGDINLSADEAQQIDAIGRIVTDHLDDNPVMWNW
- a CDS encoding Rpn family recombination-promoting nuclease/putative transposase — its product is MAKAADIGSKRLISLAKTGWVQWVTQNPDIVAGEFLDSQFQWLSRESDVLVKANSPEHGDFLVLNEIQLNYQVRMPKRMRAYAALAEEKYNLPVYPVLINIRQPSETIVVARYDSEFMGLRSRQDYRVINLWEVDAEIAFQPSLPSLLPFVPMLRGGGEEYVVRRAVQRLREDEQLNELEPLLAFFAGFVLETRLVQQIMRWDMAVLRESPWYQEILREGQQLGMQQGMQQGLLSGIELALELKFGTEGLQLMPEISNIQDVERLKAIAQAIKTVNSLDELRSRITAS
- a CDS encoding ABC transporter ATP-binding protein, translated to MLHINKLSKSYGKRPVLQDLSLHISPGEIYGLLGPNGAGKTTTINIVCNLSKADSGEIRINNQPVSEATKRLVGVAPQENLLYKTLSCEENLNFFARIYGLNSEQRRQQVKACLEAVNLASRAKSPVETLSGGMQRRLNIAVALVHLPKLVILDEPTTGLDVESRYEVWELIRSLKDKGITVLLTTHLLDEAERLCQRVGILKNGSILAEGSLSQLRQLIPAVEVVVVQTSEEERAIARAKEYNFAVRRYGDDLAFWLPEPLELKEIIARFDGIPLDSISRQAVRLEHIYVEVTNRPGPEDAERGGEE
- a CDS encoding ABC transporter permease, which encodes MKYGRETLAVCQRILIELLRRRRSLIFWCIFPFSVLFLSGFILAERAKLSIAQAFEFAAPSTLVGAALFFSCLGGSVATVVSEREQQTLKRLFISPLSGTSYFLGIFLAHSCIGIGQALLVYTIAAFWNARFQGSLLLGSLIILLSIISYVGVGFILGTQFARRTEDVNALVAAFGVPLLILGGAFLPTSLFPQTLLDIAKYNPIYHMNVALVGVSANGYSLDKIAPHFWFLCVFAVFMVAGGWLSYRRMLSVERRL